The following coding sequences lie in one Phaeodactylum tricornutum CCAP 1055/1 chromosome 12, whole genome shotgun sequence genomic window:
- a CDS encoding predicted protein → MELRLGRLTRQATEGNVLHAADRRVAVHKTVELLRHMIGSTRWKSAAQLLHLLRGLGRELHAAGGFREPAIGNVVRRTMAAVREEALREAQEEGGSESSPGRLSLQSMLWALPQQHVRTTSRSFHNVGDHQRQESFASEADLQTEYPPSYYSSRPNLKQAVMEAITEIFTDLEDLHKNINEQATNHIHAGEVILTCGRSKTVELFLKAAAAKKREFQVIVCEGAPHYDGHVMAKELADAGIDTVVIPDSAIFAIMVRVNKVLLSAHAVLANGGLVANSGCNMVALAAHHNSVPTVCITGMFKLCPMYPHEGQDTLNDLVSPASVIAYAEMSDQLLTDVEFVNPVHDYIKPEYVNLYITNVGSFQPSFIYRLLAEYYHTDDWESFE, encoded by the coding sequence ATGGAACTGCGTCTCGGTCGCCTTACTCGCCAGGCAACCGAAGGCAACGTCCTACATGCAGCAGATCGGCGCGTAGCGGTGCATAAAACGGTAGAACTGCTGCGTCACATGATTGGATCGACGCGATGGAAATCGGCTGCGCAGCTCCTGCATTTGCTGCGAGGACTCGGACGGGAGCTGCATGCAGCGGGAGGTTTTCGCGAACCCGCCATTGGCAACGTCGTTCGTCGCACCATGGCGGCTGTGCGAGAAGAAGCCTTACGGGAAGCTCAGGAAGAAGGAGGCAGCGAGTCTTCTCCCGGAAGACTGTCGTTGCAGAGTATGCTATGGGCTCTACCGCAGCAACATGTTCGTACCACTAGTCGATCCTTTCATAATGTTGGTGATCACCAACGACAAGAGTCGTTCGCATCCGAAGCAGATTTGCAGACAGAATATCCGCCAAGCTACTACAGCAGTCGTCCTAACCTCAAGCAGGCTGTCATGGAAGCGATCACGGAAATATTtaccgatttggaagatCTTCATAAGAACATTAACGAACAGGCCACAAACCACATTCACGCTGGCGAAGTCATACTGACCTGTGGCCGCAGCAAAACAGTCGAACTTTTTCTCAAGGCGGCCGCTGCAAAGAAACGAGAGTTTCAAGTAATAGTGTGCGAGGGTGCGCCTCACTACGATGGGCACGTGATGGCCAAGGAGCTCGCGGATGCCGGCATCGACACTGTCGTGATTCCCGACTCCGCTATCTTTGCTATCATGGTCCGTGTCAATAAGGTCTTACTTTCAGCTCACGCAGTCTTGGCAAACGGAGGCCTCGTTGCTAATAGTGGTTGCAACATGGTTGCGTTAGCGGCGCACCACAACTCCGTTCCGACCGTCTGTATTACGGGTATGTTTAAACTTTGCCCAATGTACCCCCATGAAGGACAGGATACGCTCAACGATCTCGTTAGTCCCGCATCAGTGATTGCGTATGCGGAAATGAGCGACCAGCTTTTAACGGACGTCGAGTTTGTGAACCCGGTGCACGATTATATCAAACCGGAATACGTCAATCTCTACATCACTAACGTTGGTTCCTTTCAACCGAGTTTCATTTACCGACTACTGGCGGAATATTACCATACAGACGACTGGGAATCGTTTGAGTAA
- a CDS encoding predicted protein, translating to MLNDSFHTQESSYIVQTSIMRNPRVIDVDDDDDFHSEDHGILADWGVVSNQDHSFSNTGVLILPGSVQARQANGSQAYSANLSIPGSDSIPTDIDSIVQEDDSRGRRINIIGGDSIGRSTSNGSSRLWENEEASILLRSQEELRTMNRRGSILAVLLVLVSVTSTSYLIWDRHTWKSSAVQLEQQIRHIQIALNETKLSALPTPTPKLEIPSLPWDVCSTGTPEEANTLVNNCWMKAKANVQLGDCAEQARQSVQKRAKEFGEKAFQAQEDFVAKAQQSVLKAQKVLTTRAQEALEKVDEYKTAWSLESKRKSGDGTRSASQEKSKDKEQVVVSKQASSDWRKVAATAVTGVVAVSLATLFADDVSEWVAGFVSGDSSEKK from the coding sequence ATGTTGAACGACTCCTTTCATACGCAAGAATCGTCGTACATTGTGCAAACATCAATCATGAGAAATCCCCGGGTCATCGATgtggatgacgacgacgacttccACAGCGAAGATCACGGGATCTTAGCAGATTGGGGTGTCGTCTCCAATCAAGACCATTCTTTCAGTAATACAGGCGTACTTATCCTTCCCGGATCCGTCCAAGCGCGGCAAGCCAACGGCAGTCAAGCATACTCCGCAAATCTTTCCATACCGGGCTCCGATTCTATCCCCACTGACATCGACAGCATTGTTCAGGAAGACGATAGCCGCGGACGGCGTATCAACATTATTGGTGGTGATTCGATAGGTCGGTCTACCTCGAACGGTAGTAGTCGTCTCTGGGAGAACGAGGAGGCTTCGATTTTGCTTCGCTCTCAAGAAGAACTACGCACCATGAACCGTCGTGGTTCGATTCTCGCGGTTCTACTGGTACTTGTTTCCGTGACATCGACGTCGTATCTAATCTGGGACCGGCATACCTGGAAGTCCTCAGCGGTTCAGTTGGAACAACAAATTCGTCACATTCAAATTGCGTTGAATGAGACCAAATTATCGGCACTTCCAACCCCAACCCCGAAACTAGAAATTCCAAGCTTGCCCTGGGACGTCTGCTCTACGGGAACACCGGAGGAGGCGAATACTCTCGTTAACAATTGCTGGATGAAGGCGAAGGCTAACGTGCAGCTAGGCGACTGCGCCGAACAGGCACGGCAGTCGGTCCAGAAGCGGGCCAAAGAATTCGGAGAAAAGGCCTTTCAAGCTCAAGAGGATTTCGTTGCCAAAGCGCAGCAGTCCGTTCTGAAAGCGCAAAAAGTGCTAACCACAAGGGCgcaagaagctttggagaaGGTGGATGAGTACAAGACAGCTTGGTCTTTGGAATCCAAACGAAAGAGCGGCGACGGTACTCGTTCCGCCTCGCAAGAAAAAAGCAAGGACAAGGAACAAGTCGTAGTCTCGAAACAGGCATCCTCGGACTGGAGAAAAGTAGCAGCAACGGCAGTTACGGGAGTTGTGGCTGTCTCGTTGGCAACCTTATTTGCGGATGATGTTTCGGAATGGGTTGCCGGATTTGTCAGCGGAGACAGTAGTGAAAAGAAATGA